In the genome of Cryptomeria japonica chromosome 8, Sugi_1.0, whole genome shotgun sequence, one region contains:
- the LOC131051997 gene encoding probable LRR receptor-like serine/threonine-protein kinase At4g36180: MIIRQISSHVIKIHLSQFSVNSIYLDKDSLTISDDNSTNLDEYYPTTGILSPALFKLKYLEHLDLSANFLSGIIPEELSSLHRLKHLDLSSNYFEGQISKHISSLHNLTYLDLSCAGADLDGSILWRLGNLSQLQVIDLATKIYLQDEVSYNSYDCGPVYSPSLKWTENVRGLKHLSLQGVELNMTGKQLEAPLSRLHSLHHLSLKDCSLSGHIPNALRNLTSLSHLHLGWNELTSSLPTWLGNMTGLVSIHFDRCYLTGPFPSSLSRLPHLKEIKLVDNKITGNIRQILPCEAWPQLTRFALSGSNVTGSLPPCIGNLSSLQYLDLVDNLLNGQIPASVGLLSALVYLDLSYNLLTGNVPSELGGISSLEVLYLDHNHLNGSIPNSLGYLSRLSSINLGNINLEGFISLHFFENATRLVELSLSDNKLTLHIEPEWIPPMQFQVLHLGSCNIGGLIPAFLSTQYSLGLLDLSNNSLFGNIPAWLGDLPYFVFISLSHNNLQGELPSSFDISYYEKIYLGHNMLTGSVPIPSVPASDFELLDLSQNRFTGFIPVEIGLLLPNIEFLLYSENDLRGDIPSSIGLLQKLRDLDLSGNNFEGKIPSSLTNCTALKRLNLILDVANNFLSGNIPQWLGQLSELMILVLRSNNFKGWIPNALGNLSILHILDISHNDLTGAIPPELGKLTGMMDGEAGGSEVLNGRSSFGLSYYYKEEINVTNKGLNLAYGNSVLLLITAFDLSSNQLSGDIPSEIGNLKHLHVLNLSGNSLTGEIPVSFGLLEQLESLDLSNNKLRGRIPGQMVPLSFLSFFIVSNNMLCETIPSGTQFSTFNSTYFSGNPDLCGFPVDKRSCGCENNSSAGMPPVSEDEEEEEEEEIPWYWYVSWMASFAVGFWGVFGVLCLKKKWRVIYIRALDGYAVGLLNILSLRK; encoded by the exons ATGATAATTCGACAAATCTCATCCCATGTCATCaaaattcatctttctcaattttcagTGAATTCGATATATCTCGATAAAGATTCTCTGACAATTAGCGATGATAATTCGACAAATCTCGATGAATATTATCCGACAACTGGCATACTTTCTCCAGCACTGTTCAAATTGAAGTATCTGGAGCATTTGGATTTGAGCGCCAATTTCTTGAGTGGTATTATACCGGAAG AGCTTTCTAGTCTACACCGACTGAAGCATCTCGATCTCAGCTCCAATTATTTTGAAGGCCAGATTTCAAAGCATATATCCTCCCTTCACAACTTGACTTATCTCGACTTGTCTTGTGCTGGTGCTGATCTGGATGGTAGTATTCTGTGGCGTCTGGGAAATCTTTCCCAACTGCAAGTTATagatcttgcaacaaagatttacCTCCAGGACGAAGTTTCATATAACTCGTATGATTGTGGACCTGTCTATAGTCCCAGTTTGAAGTGGACAGAGAATGTGCGAGGGTTAAAGCATTTGTCACTGCAAGGGGTCGAACTGAACATGACGGGGAAGCAATTAGAAGCACCACTTTCTAGGCTCCATAGCCTTCACCACCTCAGCCTCAAAGACTGTTCTCTGTCGGGGCACATCCCCAATGCTTTACGAAACCTCACCTCGCTCTCCCATCTCCATCTTGGCTGGAACGAGCTTACTTCCAGTTTGCCCACATGGCTGGGAAATATGACTGGTTTAGTATCCATTCACTTTGACCGCTGTTACCTGACGGGGCCATTCCCTTCGAGTCTTTCCCGTTTGCCTCATCTGAAAGAGATTAAGTTGGTCGACAACAAAATAACTGGAAATATAAGACAAATATTGCCATGTGAAGCGTGGCCCCAGCTTACCAGATTTGCTCTCTCGGGTTCCAATGTTACAGGAAGCTTGCCGCCTTGCATTGGAAATCTTTCTTCCCTTCAATATCTTGATCTTGTAGACAACTTATTGAATGGACAAATTCCAGCTTCAGTTGGATTGCTTTCAGCCTTGGTTTATCTCGACCTCTCTTATAATCTTCTGACCGGCAATGTGCCTTCTGAGTTGGGTGGGATTTCCTCTTTGGAAGTGCTTTATCTAGACCACAATCACCTTAACGGTAGCATTCCCAATTCTCTTGGATATCTAAGTCGACTTTCTAGCATTAATCTCGGTAACATCAATTTAGAAGGCTTCATTTCTCTTCATTTCTTTGAAAATGCTACCAGGCTTGTTGAGCTAAGTCTTTCTGACAATAAATTGACTCTTCATATTGAGCCCGAATGGATACCTCCAATGCAGTTTCAAGTATTGCACTTGGGTTCTTGTAATATAGGGGGTCTCATTCCTGCATTCCTTTCAACACAATATAGCTTGGGGTTGTTGGATCTCTCCAACAACAGTCTCTTTGGAAACATTCCAGCTTGGCTTGGGGACCTTCCATATTTCGTATTTATTTCCCTGTCGCATAATAACTTGCAAGGTGAACTCCCTTCCAGCTTTGATATAAGTTACTATGAGAAGATATATTTGGGTCATAATATGTTGACTGGTTCTGTTCCGATTCCTTCTGTGCCTGCATCAGATTTTGAATTGTTGGACTTGTCCCAGAATAGATTCACCGGTTTTATCCCAGTGGAGATTGGTTTGCTTCTTCCTAACATTGAATTCTTGTTATACTCTGAAAATGATTTAAGAGgtgatattccttcttccatcggTCTTCTGCAAAAGCTACGGGATTTGGATCTATCAGGTAACAACTTTGAAGGTAAAATACCATCAAGCCTCACCAACTGCACAGCTTTGAAAAGACTAAATCTG ATTTTGGATGTGGCAAATAATTTCTTGTCTGGGAACATACCTCAATGGTTAGGGCAGCTTTCTGAGTTGATGATACTTGTTTTGAGATCAAACAACTTTAAAGGGTGGATACCAAATGCATTAGGCAATCTTTCAATTCTCCATATCTTAGATATCTCCCATAATGATTTGACTGGTGCTATCCCACCAGAGTTGGGGAAGTTGACAGGTATGATGGATGGAGAAGCGGGTGGATCAGAAGTCTTAAACGGTCGTTCCTCATTTGGTCTTTCATATTATTATAAGGAAGAGATCAATGTGACTAACAAAGGATTGAACCTCGCCTATGGTAATTCTGTTCTTTTACTTATAACAGCATTTGATCTTTCTTCAAATCAGCTTTCAGGTGACATTCCTTCAGAAATTGGCAACCTTAAGCATTTACATGTCCTGAATTTGTCAGGTAATAGTCTTACAGGAGAGATTCCAGTAAGTTTTGGCTTGTTAGAGCAGTTAGAATCATTGGATCTTTCTAATAATAAATTGCGTGGAAGAATCCCAGGTCAGATGGTACCACTTTCCTTTTTGAGTTTCTTCATTGTGTCCAACAACATGCTCTGTGAAACAATCCCATCAGGGACTCAGTTCTCCACATTCAATTCCACTTACTTTTCAGGGAACCCCGATCTGTGTGGGTTTCCAGTTGACAAGAGATCATGCGGTTGTGAGAACAACTCATCTGCAGGCATGCCACCGGTTTCCGAagatgaagaggaggaagaggaagaagaaatcCCATGGTATTGGTATGTAAGTTGGATGGCAAGCTTTGCTGTTGGATTCTGGGGAGTGTTTGGAGTCCTTTGCCTGAAAAAGAAATGGCGAGTAATATACATTAGAGCCCTAGATGGATATGCCGTAGGTCTTCTGAATATATTGTCACTCAGAAAATAA